DNA from Tripterygium wilfordii isolate XIE 37 chromosome 4, ASM1340144v1, whole genome shotgun sequence:
CCCAAGGTAATTTCTACTAATTCTtagtatttttctctctctcttgattatCTAGAAATTCACTTTTGATTAGATCGAGATTACtgtgtaatttttttccccaaaaagCAAGATTTTGAGGGATTTAATTAATTTCTACTTAAGGCTGTGGTTTTGGTAATTAGAATATTGATCTAATTAAGGAATTATCCCAATCATATGCATGGATCGATGATGGATCGCTGAATACCCCTTTTTAAACAAAATAagctaattaatattaattagcgAAATGATTAATTTAGAGTAGTTGACCATGCAGATCTTTCAAAGCACACTCCACTGATTAAAACCATTATTGTTCTACGAGATACTCTTATAATCAGTAAGCATTTAAAATCAAAATGGAACAAAACCATCGAGTTCATACTTCGTAAGGAACTCTACTCAACGGCGGATCCAGTAGTTCTTTGTTGGCCTAACCCCCAGTGAAATTAGGTAAAGCACCCCCAATGTAATGGGATCCGAATATGCATGCCCCTAATGGCTATAATTTCTAGATCCGTCACTGGCTCTACCCTACTTTTGTGGATAATTACCACAGAAAGGATTTAATATTTATGAACTCAAGAACTAAGACTTGAAAAGAAGTGTTTGAAACAAAGATGAAGTTACGTTAAAGAAGACATAAACCGTATCTaatgtgcttaattgttatagTACTAGTAGTTGCTTGAATGGTTTATTATTATTGAGTGAAAAAAGAATGCTAACATTAGCATTTTGAAAACCAAGTAATTAACTCAAACGTTTGACACAGAATTTCACATACGATTTGGGCATGCAATTAACATTGGTTTGTATTAATTCATGGATTGCAGAAGCTACTATCGATGTACTCGTCAAGGATGCGATGTAAAGAAGCAAGTCCAACGGCTAAGCAAAGATGAAGGCATTGTAGTGACAACTTATGAAGGAGTCCATTCCCATTCCATTGATAAGCCCACTgataattttgaacatatccTCACTCAGATGCAAATTTACCCTACTCCCTATTGAACCACCTTACTacatcttcttctctttttctttttttctggcACAAGGAAAACAGACCGACTACAATCCAGACCAAGACAATTATGATGTGGAGGACCATGACCACCTTACTACATCTACTTGTACTATAATATATCAGCTTGTAATACATACGTAGATTTCAACTTTAGTTCTAGCTTCAAGATGGTGGTAATTAATAAGTGTAATGGCCATGGCCTTGCCAAACAATATTGAATGATTTCCAGCTCTCTTTTTTggattgaatttgaaatgtataCTGTAGTTATTTGGTTTATTTGATAAGTCCCAAAAGAAGACGATATTTCAATTCCCTAAGAATATTTATCATGTTTCAGGTCCCACAGTTAAGTTATCCGACCCCCTAGCTCATCTTTCCACTAATTTCAAGAAGCAATCATGTTAAGTACTGGCAAATTCAGTCAATCCACCCAATTAAAatacaatattgttgatggatTCCTGCCAAACTTGAACTTCATTTGACATGTAACTAACACAATGAGTCTATATCACAATGTCAAACATCCAGATTCGGCTCTCGGTGCGAGCTCGTGAAAACCTGCAAGTCACGACCTCTTGGGCTCGCTCACATGATCAACTAACTGTTCGCTGATAGCCCATGGACTCCATTACAAAGCCCATGCCCACCCCATTTGCCCGACAATCTACAACAACAATGTTGAATTGGGCTAAGCACTGGTACGAAGACCCATAGAACACCAAACAAATTATCCCACGATCTAGGGAAATGGGCCAAAATGTCATACTCTTACATCGAGCTTGGGCTTACTCACAAGACTATTTGAGTAAAACCCACGAGCCTACTTTCAAGAGCCCAAAGACTGAACTCTCGCTCTGTCAGTCAATCCTGCGGGCTGAGTTTTTGGGCCGGACTACTAAAACAGCATGAATTACATATTCGTTAAAAACAAGCTGATTTGAATGTTTCGGCCTTCGGACTTTGGGGGCTTTTGACCCTCCTTAATTGTACTACCTTTgccatttttttaataaaaaaagaaaagaaaaaagaagctgCTGATTTTGACtgatttctttttctcatgAATATAATCACATAAAAAATACAGCAGTCAAAAGAAATAAAGGTTTTCCTCTTTctagataaagaagaagaactaCAGTTACTACACTAAGACGACTTATTTTGGCCACTGTACTCATCAAGAGGGGGAGAAGAAATTCTCATAACTCAATCCAGATGCCAAGATACGAACCACTATTGCTTGTCCTCTTTGGGATTTTCTTTCTGCGGAGCTTTTGGTTCAAGCTTAGGCTTTGCATTCTCTGCTGTCCTGAGAAAAGTTAAAAGTTGAATCCAAGTCATGTTAATGTACAAATAAGTAAACTAAGATCATGAGCTCGAATCAAGGCTCATTGGCTCAACATTTGATACATGTAAAGAGTCAACAATACTCACTGTCTCTACATAAAAAGCGCCTCGTCTTGCCTATAATCAAAAGAGAGATTATGAGAACATTGGCTACCAAATTAGAAAACCAATGAATAAAATCCAACTCAAGTGTTTGATCACAACGGAGTTGAGTCTCAAAATGAGCATTGAAAACTGTTGGAAGAAAACTTGAGAGAATCTCTCTACAAGTTATCTCAGAACCATAATTCCTAACCAACAATAATGGTTGAGGACAACTAGAATCCAACAGAATATTGGTTCTTTAAGACAACAAATAGCACCCTTGCACTTCTTTGGTGTCTCTCTCCCTGGACCAAcaaaaggagggaaaaaataaagaacataaTCCAGGCATCCAGCCATTTGTAACTGGTTCAACAGAAAAGTCCCTTCTCACAACATTTTGTTGCATAAAGGTCCTTTGTTTTGCAGTACCCAATCTGATAAGACACATTCACCAACGCTAAggttatcaaataatcaagtgCTCTGATGCAAACTTGACTATTCCAGTTGAAAACACAAATTACTATTGAGCTCAATGTAACCACCCATAACACCATTCCCAGCTCCAAACCAAAAAAGAAGAGCAGCTCCAAACTATCCAATATCTTAACTGAAATGGTATCGGCATCTCACCAGCAATATTTCAATTCCCAGACACTATTGTACACAAATCAAACTTTTTAACCTATCAAACCTTAACAACGACGAGAGTTGCCAAAATCCCAGAAGTGAAAtttgattaaaaacaaaaatagctAAAGCATACACATCACTTGTTGTGTGCGTctctgtgagagagagagagagagagagagattacttAGAGGCAACGGTTTCTTCCTCAAGCCAGCCGCGGATGTGCTTCACATTGCGCCTTAATATTGCAGCCGACTGCTTGACGTCACTCCTTAGGAGGAGAACCACGGCACTAACACCCGCCACTGTGAGCACAAAATTGGTCAATCCCATCTTTGTTTTTCACAAATCAGCTGCAAAATCCTCTTTCAGGTGCTTCAgagtcaaaaagaaaaacccGTAGAGAGCTGTATTCAAAGGTTAGAGCTTTGTGATGAAATACTTCAAATACATAAAGCATAAACTTACAGCATCGGCAACTATCATATCTTTGCACCTAAAATCACAGTTAATAAATAACACATGCATAttagttttcaaaacaataCTCCGCCTTTTATATCTCGCACTGAAACAAATATTTTAATCAAACCGTGATGCGCAAATCAGTAAACAATGTCTTTCTCAATAAAATCATCGCCGGATCATAACTATAAATCATTAACAATTTTCTTTCCCGATGCTTGGAATGGATGTGTACTTGCTCGTTCAAGTAAGAAACACCGAGAAAGTGTTTTGCTCAAAATACCCAAGAAATTAAAGAACGTACCTCTTTGTTACAGAGTATAGACAAACAATTGCAGGGACAAGGTTCAGGTTCGGACGTGCAGATGCGAAATCTTTCCGagttgaagttttggaatttagGGATTGAGATTCGTTTTCTTCCAAGTTAGTTTGGATTTTTggagtttggactttggagcgCACCGCACACGGATATTGGTGGCGAACGGATGTTATGGGCTTGGATCAATATTGGGCCAAGTTGACCGATTCACTTCACCCCAAAAATTGCCCAGCCCATTCTCTGATCAATTGGCTTCAACTGCTAGTTAAACAAATGGACTTGCTCAGCCTACAAAACCCAAGAAATTGATTTTGAACATAATCAAACAACAATTCAGCGAAGGAATTAAGGCATAGATGAATAATGTAAGTGGGTCCCTTTGCAAGATTATATAGAATCAGAATTTCTTCCAATATTGGTGATGATCCTGAAGCCTGTGCATCAACATCAATGGATGCATGCTCACTTCTGCTTTTGCTTGATAACGCCAAAACCACAACACAGAATTTTTCTTAGGGATAATCCTTTCGTGGAAAAACATCATGCAAGAACCAGTAGAATTCTTTAACGACGACAGAGACCAATTAAGGCAAATCAAAGATAAAAAGATAAggtcatacatacatacatacttgatccctaaaacacaaaatctaaCAGAGAAATACACGACACTATTTGATCATCCAATGCTCCATCTTCTTTTATTCATGTTTATCGGACAAATTCTAACCCTAAATTcagatatttttaaaaagaggTGCACTTTttggtccatatatatatatatataccttattCTTTTGCCACCTTTATTTAtccattcaaaattcaaaaggaaGTGCATTATTATTTATCACGACTCATTAACCGTTAATGATCAGTTTGTTGGGACTAATGATGGTTTAAGAGGCCAAATTAATAGGCCTTAATTCAGAATTAACTTTAAACACAGCAACAAGAATCCCAAACATGAGCACGACTTGGTGTGTAGTGGAGATGAGATCTATATATGACTAGTCATTTTCAGGACAAGTTGTTGGGACAACATGTTTTCAAATTATTTATGAAAAAGATGAATGTTTTCAAATATCTTACTtatttatgaaaaagaaaatacaattctAACAACAAGAGTCTTCATGGCTTTGCCATTCCTTTTAGGAGTACTTGCTTTAATGCACCAAAatccccatatatatatatatgaaagttATCGAGAGTTGATGTACACCATACATATGCAATTTGTCATGCCttggatatatatatcttgCTTAATTGTTGGAAGATTAATTCTCCAACCGATCAAGCTAGTCAAATATTGAGAAAGACATCATATCTAGATTCTTATCCATGTAATATATATTCCCATCAACTAAAGTTAAAACTATGAATTTATCTATGGTGAGAAGAAATCAGCAATATATACCCTTGTTAGTCCAAATAAGATGGAATCGaggaaaattcatataaattttcATAATACGtacatttatattaattatatttgacGTTAAGTATTAGAATTTGTTGGGTATTGATTTGCAATGGGCTTGCACAATTAAATGTGGGACCTACACATCTTTTGGTACGAGTTTGGGTTGAGCACATACATTTTCGAGCGTAGATAAACATAG
Protein-coding regions in this window:
- the LOC119997503 gene encoding uncharacterized protein LOC119997503; the protein is MGLTNFVLTVAGVSAVVLLLRSDVKQSAAILRRNVKHIRGWLEEETVASKTAENAKPKLEPKAPQKENPKEDKQ